A genomic segment from Candidatus Pacearchaeota archaeon encodes:
- a CDS encoding L,D-transpeptidase, translated as MKKILNLLFLGYFSLASLLPLDLKGKNLKRIVIDKSDRKLYVYENDKIIKTFLVGIGKEEYETPTGKFKIKEIRKDPYWIPPEKDWAKKAKKYVNDKGVIPYDHPYNPLRYYFINLGNGIGIHGYRNDMGIGKKSSHGCIRAKKDCLEYIVNNFFIGDEVIIQE; from the coding sequence ATGAAAAAAATATTAAATTTGTTGTTTTTAGGTTATTTTTCTTTAGCAAGCCTTCTTCCTTTAGATTTAAAGGGAAAAAATTTAAAAAGAATAGTAATAGATAAATCCGATAGAAAATTATATGTTTATGAAAATGATAAAATAATAAAAACTTTTCTCGTTGGTATAGGAAAAGAAGAATATGAAACTCCTACTGGAAAATTTAAAATAAAAGAAATAAGAAAAGATCCTTATTGGATTCCTCCGGAAAAAGATTGGGCAAAAAAAGCAAAAAAGTATGTAAATGATAAAGGAGTAATTCCTTATGATCATCCTTATAATCCTTTGAGGTATTATTTTATTAATTTAGGAAATGGAATAGGAATTCATGGTTATAGAAATGATATGGGAATAGGAAAAAAAAGTTCTCATGGTTGTATCAGAGCAAAAAAAGATTGTTTAGAGTACATTGTAAATAATTTTTTTATTGGAGACGAAGTAATAATTCAAGAATAG
- a CDS encoding 50S ribosomal protein L31e, translating to MTEENIILEREYIVNLRKYWIKKAYYKRINAAIKGLKKFVARHMRVEDRDIKKVKLDKWLNVEIWKRSRKKPPAKIKIKAKKLDSGIVKVELAEIPEYWKYRIEKEKKILEEGEKIRKEKEEKKKELEEKAKEELRKAEEEAKEEIEKEKAEEIAKIEEAKEKHKEIKHEAKVSKIKKQPVTRKALQK from the coding sequence ATGACAGAAGAAAATATCATACTTGAAAGAGAGTATATTGTTAATTTAAGGAAATATTGGATAAAAAAAGCATATTACAAAAGAATCAATGCTGCTATAAAAGGATTAAAAAAATTTGTTGCAAGACATATGAGAGTAGAAGATAGAGATATAAAAAAAGTAAAATTAGATAAATGGTTAAACGTAGAAATTTGGAAAAGAAGCAGGAAAAAACCTCCTGCTAAAATAAAAATTAAAGCAAAAAAATTAGATTCTGGAATAGTTAAAGTTGAACTAGCAGAAATACCAGAATATTGGAAATATAGAATAGAAAAAGAAAAGAAAATTTTAGAAGAAGGAGAAAAAATAAGAAAAGAGAAAGAAGAGAAGAAAAAAGAATTAGAAGAAAAGGCAAAAGAAGAATTAAGAAAAGCAGAAGAAGAAGCAAAAGAAGAAATTGAAAAAGAAAAGGCAGAAGAAATAGCTAAGATAGAAGAAGCAAAAGAAAAACATAAAGAGATAAAACATGAAGCAAAAGTGAGCAAAATTAAAAAGCAACCTGTAACAAGAAAAGCATTACAAAAATAG
- a CDS encoding C1 family peptidase, producing the protein MKRNRVKNLKIIFLVLFLVFFLFHYFILIEAKTTRNKINYLTSINNLIKNKNYFIDYEKLQYNYELAEIQKKIKEKNLSWQAGETEVSKLPKEQRKKLLSGIIEVKDIEKSEEEQINNFDLKYYENSLPSSFDWRNKDGVNWMTPVKNQFLCGSCWAFADVGVIEAAFNIYQNNPDLDLDLSEQDVISCSGYGSCGGGTAGGGLLYAINTGIVNETCFPYTATNNNCSNKCYNGEKYKIKGRFNYGFYNHTNEYWKSILMKYGPGTVLMYAPDDFLFYIGGIYEPLNDEKSGYANHAVVLVGWNDTGFNETTNMTEGYWIVKNSWGTYWGENGYGKIKYGIIESYRTFLVVTGIINGSITCSKNSDCGIDNCYNGTYKKFSCINPDTEYSYCSSQDIITDNDLDGYDIQCEYDCDDNDSSKWQILNGYLDYDKDNYGAGDIINVCSGNNLPLGYSYISGDCNDNDSSIYPNAQELCDEKDNDCNFLIDEIFLNKGKSCDVGVGFCKRTGIFICSSNGLETICNVIPGDPKRELCFNEIDDDCDGEVDEEDCGIKGDINDDSIVDISDVILTLRMAIELNLTIRGNNYEYPYPDWLINKADINDDKVIDIYDTILILRISLGLNSEEKLTESQIPSFIKTEIEKKGMCIDDIKKIK; encoded by the coding sequence ATGAAAAGAAACAGAGTAAAGAATTTAAAAATAATTTTCTTAGTTTTATTCTTAGTATTCTTTCTATTTCACTATTTTATTCTCATTGAAGCAAAGACAACAAGAAATAAAATTAATTATCTTACATCAATAAACAATTTAATAAAAAATAAAAATTATTTTATTGATTATGAAAAATTACAATATAATTATGAACTAGCAGAAATACAAAAAAAGATTAAAGAAAAAAATTTATCTTGGCAGGCTGGAGAAACAGAAGTTTCTAAATTACCTAAAGAACAAAGGAAAAAATTGTTAAGTGGAATCATAGAAGTAAAAGACATAGAAAAATCAGAAGAAGAACAAATAAATAATTTTGATTTAAAATATTATGAAAATTCTTTACCTTCTTCTTTTGATTGGAGAAATAAAGATGGTGTAAATTGGATGACTCCTGTTAAAAATCAGTTTTTATGTGGAAGCTGTTGGGCATTTGCTGATGTTGGAGTTATTGAAGCTGCCTTCAATATTTATCAAAACAATCCAGATCTTGATTTAGATTTATCTGAACAAGACGTAATTTCTTGTTCTGGATATGGAAGCTGTGGCGGAGGAACAGCAGGAGGTGGGCTTCTTTATGCAATAAATACAGGAATAGTTAATGAGACATGTTTTCCTTACACTGCAACAAATAATAATTGTTCAAATAAATGTTATAATGGAGAAAAATATAAAATAAAGGGAAGATTTAATTACGGTTTCTATAATCACACAAATGAATATTGGAAATCTATATTAATGAAATATGGACCCGGAACTGTTCTTATGTATGCTCCTGATGATTTTTTATTCTATATTGGTGGAATTTATGAGCCTCTTAATGATGAAAAATCCGGATATGCGAATCATGCTGTAGTGTTAGTTGGATGGAATGACACTGGCTTTAATGAAACAACAAATATGACAGAAGGATACTGGATAGTAAAAAATTCATGGGGGACTTATTGGGGAGAGAATGGATATGGAAAGATTAAATATGGAATTATAGAATCCTATAGGACTTTTTTAGTTGTTACTGGAATAATAAATGGAAGTATTACTTGTTCTAAAAATTCTGATTGTGGAATAGATAATTGTTATAATGGAACTTATAAAAAATTCTCTTGTATTAATCCAGACACAGAATATTCTTATTGTTCTTCTCAAGATATTATAACGGATAATGACCTAGACGGATATGATATTCAATGTGAATATGATTGTGATGATAACGATTCAAGTAAATGGCAAATCTTAAATGGATATCTAGATTACGATAAAGACAATTATGGGGCAGGAGATATTATCAATGTTTGTTCTGGAAATAATTTACCATTAGGATATTCTTATATTTCTGGCGATTGTAATGACAATGATAGTTCAATATATCCAAATGCTCAAGAATTATGCGATGAAAAAGACAATGATTGTAATTTCTTAATTGATGAAATTTTCTTAAATAAAGGAAAGAGTTGTGATGTTGGAGTTGGTTTTTGTAAAAGAACAGGAATTTTTATTTGCTCTTCAAATGGTTTAGAAACAATTTGTAACGTTATTCCAGGAGACCCAAAAAGAGAATTATGTTTTAATGAAATAGACGATGATTGTGATGGAGAAGTAGATGAAGAAGATTGTGGAATTAAAGGAGATATAAATGATGATAGTATTGTAGATATTTCTGATGTTATCTTAACATTAAGAATGGCAATTGAATTAAATTTAACAATTAGAGGGAATAACTACGAGTATCCATATCCCGATTGGCTGATTAATAAAGCCGATATAAACGATGATAAAGTTATTGATATTTATGATACAATATTAATTTTAAGAATATCTCTCGGTCTAAACTCTGAAGAAAAATTGACAGAATCTCAAATTCCTTCTTTTATAAAAACAGAAATAGAGAAAAAAGGTATGTGTATTGATGATATAAAAAAGATAAAATAA
- a CDS encoding 30S ribosomal protein S19e codes for MASIYEIDPAVYNKFLAEELKKIQEFKVPKWSLFVKTSVARARPPAEKDWWYKRAASILRQIYIKGVVGVNRLKTRYGGRKDRGMKPAEFRKGSGKIIRTILQQGEKAGFLQKSRGKRKGRELTKEGKKFLEDVAEKIKNNNQNIK; via the coding sequence ATGGCAAGTATATATGAAATAGATCCTGCAGTTTATAATAAGTTTTTAGCAGAAGAATTAAAAAAAATTCAAGAATTTAAAGTTCCTAAATGGAGTTTATTTGTTAAAACATCTGTAGCGAGAGCAAGGCCTCCGGCAGAAAAAGATTGGTGGTATAAAAGAGCAGCATCTATATTAAGACAAATTTATATTAAAGGAGTTGTAGGAGTGAATAGATTAAAGACAAGATACGGCGGAAGAAAAGATAGAGGTATGAAGCCAGCTGAATTTAGAAAAGGTTCTGGTAAGATAATAAGAACTATATTACAACAAGGAGAAAAAGCAGGTTTTTTACAAAAATCACGAGGAAAAAGAAAGGGAAGAGAATTAACAAAAGAAGGAAAAAAATTTTTAGAAGATGTTGCAGAAAAAATAAAAAATAATAATCAAAATATTAAATAG